In Bos indicus x Bos taurus breed Angus x Brahman F1 hybrid chromosome 4, Bos_hybrid_MaternalHap_v2.0, whole genome shotgun sequence, the sequence caatggcaccccacttcagtactcttgcctggaaactcccatggacggaggagcctggtaggctgcagtccatggggtcgctaggagtctgacacgactgagcgacttcactttcacttttcactttcatgcatcggagaaggaaatggcaacccactccagtgttcttgcctggagaatcccaggggcgggggagcctggtgggctgccgtctgtggggtcgcacagagtcggacacgactgaagcgacttagcagcagcagcagtacccaaGAAGGCAACTGCAAGCTAAGAAAAGGGTTCTTACCAGaactgaccatgctggcaccctgacaTGGACTTCAACGCTCCaaaactgagagaaataaatgtctgttttttaagcCACCCTGTCTATGGTGTTTTATTATGGTGGCATGAGCAGACTAAGACATGGTCTTTTAAAAAGACCACAAAAATTGGCAAATCCTTAGCTACATTAACTAAGAAAAAGAGCTAAAAGATTCTAATAACTAAATTAGAATCAAAAGAGTGGATATTATGACTGatgtcacagaaataaaaacGGATTATAAAAGATTACTGTGAAGAATTAAATAtcaacaaattagataacctagaagaaacGGATTGATTCCTGGAAACATACAAACTACCAAAACTAAATCatcaagtagtaaagaatctgaacAGACCTATAATGAGATTGAAGCAGTAATCTAACACTGCCCAACCAGGACAAGATGACTTCACTGAAGGATTTTATCAAACAATTAAGGAATTAATACCAATCTTTCCAGAGaattgaagaggagggaacatcCCCAAACTCACTGTATGAAGCCAGCATTgttctgataccaaaaccagaaaaaaaagacacaagaaaaCTATAGACAAATATTCCTGATGAGTAacgatacaaaaatcctcaacaaaatactagtgaactgaattcaacagcacattaaaagtatTCACACATGATTAAGTGGGATTTGTATCTGGAATGCAAAGATGGTTCACCATACAAAAGCAATCAGTATAAATATACAACATTAACAAAATGGAGAACAAaacccatatgatcatctcaactgatgcataaaaacacatttgacaaagtaaaaattttttcatgataaaaacactcaacaaactggggaaaataaggaaactacctcaacataataaaagccatacatGAAAAGGCCACAGCTAATACCATATTCAATCATGAAAGATagtttttcctttaagatcaTAAACAAGGCAAAGATGCCccctctcaccactactattcaacacagtactgAGTGTCCCAGTCAGTGCAAttagagtaataataataaaataataaataaataatgagctTTTGCCCATTGACTACAGAATGAAAACCCAGGTCATTTAAAAAAGCTGTACTCCAATATATGAATCTACCAGATTAACCAATTTCCTGTTGTTGGACAACAGATTggattcttttacttttatgaaCAATACTTGAACAATACATACTCTGTAGCTAAATCATATTATaccttttaaatagttttaatatcagcttctctctccctttctaatTAGCTCTCAGCTGTTATACCTCTATCCTTCTGTGATCAAATAATCAAGCTAGTTAGATAATTTTACTTGTAATATCAACCTTATATGCAATTCTGTCCCTTCCTCTAAGTCCTAGGGAAAAGAGGCGGCTGTTGTAGAAGCTGTGAAATGGCGTTGTCTGTGCTTATTCGGGAGTATACTTTTAATATGACCAGCTCTGTCAGAATTGGTTCTTGCCTCATTGAATAAATCTAGATGGTAGTACTTGCTCTTGCACCTTTTGGTTGCCTCTTCCCTTCCACTCCTTTTTAGGGTCTTGAAACTTTATCTACCTTTATACAGGGTTCATTCCATTAGGGTAGGAGAACTCTAGGAGTCAACtgtaagttgaaaaaaaaaaaacactgcaaagTCCTTATAAAGAACTTGAAATCAAAGCAGGAACTTAGGGTCTATTTACCATCTCTATACCAAGGATGGTTTCAAACATACACCTCTTAGTTGGAATGCTGGGGTTCCAAAACTTAGTTTGAGTCATAAATTTCTTCAAAAAGTGTAACAGAGAATCTGGATCCTCTGAGGACCAAATCCTTTGCATATATGCTAAAATCATgtggagcaaatatcttttaataggtaagattttcacttaaaaatcagTTCAATACCTGATCTGTGTAAAGAAACTGTTCTCACAGTGCTAGTTATACAATTTTCTGAGGTTTCAAAAGGGAACACAGAACTCTTGACACATATGCTTCAACTAATGATGTCTCTGGCTGTTTGGATCAACCATATATATAAGATACTCCTTCAATCTGAGGGCACAGGGAGACCCAAACATATCTGAAAATTCTAATACAAACTCTAGAAACAGCTGGTGAGTCCTCATCCCTCTATATACACTATTCTTGGGGGAGGAAGAGATTACtgataattttcatttccttgttgtAAGTTTCCAAAGTtgttataataaacattttataaaaaggtTTTAAGAAATACACCAAAAGGAATGAGCATACCTTAATAACGTAAATGGAGGTGGAAGAAAGCCTAGACTTGCTCTTCAATGACCTTTTTCCAGTTATAAAGTTACTTCTCCgttacttgaaaagaaaaaagcctagAAAAGATGCATCTTgaatacttgtttaaaaaaaaatgcttttcaaaaatgCATCTTGAAAAACTAGCTTGATCATAAGTATCATTAAACTTGTCAATAATGTTTAGTTGGAAAAAGCTTCCTAATTTTTTGTGatcttcttttaattaaaaaaacaaagtaccACATGTACCTGGTAAAATATTCAAACAGTTCAAAatggtatataaaatatttctcctaACTTGGACACCAATTCTTTTCCCAGAGGTAGTCATTATTAGCAAGTTTCTTATTCTTCCAGAAATGTCTTATGCATCtacaaaggatatatatatatacaaatgctCTTCATCTACATGAGATCATAATTTCTAGTCCTCTTACAATCCATCCACTTGATGAGACAAtgtgaggaaaaaacagaattacATAAAAATTAGGCCAAGATAAAAACTAGTATGAAACTGTTGACAAAAACTCAAATGGTTCATGAGATGGCCAAAACTGAGGAGGAAAAATTATGAGGCGAAAATGCTTCTTAGgtactaaaaataaaagcttttaccctttaaaaattatatttctctctttaaGAGAATCTTCTGTACACGAAAGAAAGTCACCATGCTACTGATGTTTATTCAGTAGGTAGACTAAACACTTTAGCATTTTTTCCCTACTGGTTCTAGAAATTAcctctttccttaaaaaaaaaaaagtttaaaggtaaaattttaaatggtaagACAGTATAAAGTGatacagaatgagaaaaatactTTATTCAGTGCACCCTAACAGTTTTTTCAGTTCCATTCAtcattacagtaaaaaaaaagaaaaaaatctgctgctattttttgttgttttacttaAATAGCTCGACTCaaggaaaaatgttaaatttaagaACTCCTAATGTTATTGAAAATTTATActtcttataaatatatatgcaatatatatgcatatacatgtgtatgtgtgtgtgtatatatatacttattatatatatatatatacttcctcTTTCATATGAACCactcaaaacaattttaaaagccggtttttttctgtatttaaaattgcccttttaaatatttagaaattccaCAGGTGGTGGCTTTAATGGAATTTTTCCCAGAGCAAATTTCTTGGATTGAAACTGTTCCAGTTCTTCTGCTGTTAGTTGATCCTTGGGTGTGAATAATGCATTATCTGTTGAGGTGCTGCCAAGTGAGAATGAGAGAGAAGTAGGTATGCTGCTGTTTCCAAAGGTGTCACTGGATGACTTAGAGAAAGCAGTGTGAGGCTGTGAGCCTGGACTACCAAAACCAGCTACAGAACTGCCACTTCCAAAGGCTGGGGCCACTGGAGATCCAACAGGGCTTGCTGCCATAGAAGGTGAAAATCCTGAAAATCCAGATGATCCAAAACCAGAAGCTGCAGgggttttaaatgaaaatgaagcagCAGATGTGATTTCGGGTTTCCTAAGGCCAAAAGTCggagtagcagcagcaatggcagAACTGGAAGCGGGTACAGCTCCAAACGCTGGAGTATTCCCAAACACAGGAGGGCTTCCAGAAGGGGCTGTAGCAAATCCAGGGCTTGgtttaaaactaaaattctgagcactgttgctgctgctgttattcACAGGAAAACCtacaaaaaccagaaaaagaaaaaaaaaactattagtcAAAAAATGTAGCTATATTACTACCTTGCCcccaccttttctttttcttatttctgccaTGTTTAGATGATGAGAAACTTATtggaaggaagaaaagtgaaaatgagaagTTAGGACAAACTCACTAAACCCTGTTGGCCTGTCTTTCTGCTACACTGATCTCATCTGCACTCTAATTTACCTTCACTTAAGAAGGTAGCTCTTGAGAAATCTCAGGGATTAGGGAGTGGACTTTCACTTCAGCTTGTCCTCTACTCTTGTTGGAGCTGTCACCTGAAAACAAAACTACGCTGTTATGTACAGGAACAAGAAAGTCCTCATAGGTACTGTTACCACAGCTATGTAGTCCTATGAAACTCTAGAAACACCATTCCTAAAATACACATCTAAAACCTCAGCCATAGGGTCTTTCAAAGAACGTGCCCATTCTGAACACCATTTCACAATGCTAGATGAGCCAAATTCTTTGAAGCTCTATTATGGAAGGTGGTAAAATTTGCAAGGGTGACTTAACATGGCACTAGAGACACCTTCAGGCTTTGTATTTGAAACCCATAAAATCCCATTTTTCTAAATCAATCAAGTCTTGCATGACTTTTCACTTACCTGGTGACCCAAATGTTACTGTTTGCCTATTGCCAAATCCAAATGAAGGTGTTGCTTGATTCACTCCATCCTGTAAATCGGACAGCTATTAAAAAAGAGGTAGGCAAGTGAATAACTCAAGTACTTTTTCTGTACACTTTTAgccaaatttaatttttcaaatgtgcACTTTAAAATGTCTTCAATTGCTTAACATAGAAAAATGCCCACAAGTgaatatgcatagaaaaaatGGGCCCTGAGTTCTCAAGGAGTTCAGAGTGATGGTCTGGCTGATGAATTgtgagtgtttttaattttatttatgcttttaaaacattttctaaatttcttcaataaacacatattaaaatcataaatactttttaattctAGATTTCAGTGTCTACAGGTTGATCTGCATTAACCAAGAAACCTAGATATTAGGTAAGGGACCTTTAGAGGCTACCCCAGTTGACTTACTCAAATGCCTGACTTGAAGTTAATTCACAATTACATTATTAAAAGCTTACCAGTAAACTCTATTAAACATTCCCTAttcccttaaaatattttatgttcttgCTATTTTCTGCTGTAGAAATATCTTTCATCTCTGCTTACTGAAATCTTAATCTCCTTTTCAATGAACTTTTCACTTAATCCTGACCTCTAATAAGTCCTTCCTCATTAATACAAGCATATATTATTTCTCTCATTTGAAAACCCTATTggcactgtttttaaaaaatagttatttatttggctgcactgggtctcagttgtggcactcaggatcctttagctatggcatgtgggatctagctcctcaACCAGGTATAGAACCCCAGccgcctgcattgggaatgcagtcttggccactggaccaccagggaagtccccagcattttctaaaattcaactttattgaggtatagtttacATAAAATAAGACGCATCCattgagaaatttgtttttcaatgggttttcataaatttataaccatcactacaatcaaaatttagaatatttccatcacccatAAAAGTTCTCGTGTGTCCATTTCCAGGCAACCCTCTTCCAACCTCTGGTCCCAGGGAACCACTCATCCACTTTTTATTACTAGAAATGAGGTTTGTCTTTTCTGgagtttcatataaatagaatcatatagtatacagtttttgtttttttggggggggaggggctAGCTTCTCTCTCTCAGCTTGTGTGATAAATTATCATATAAGGAATGTGGATAAACAAATCAtattatatccatataatggattAAAAGAATAATTGGACATAAAGAATTGATGCATGGTAAGCCAGTTGTAGGTGGGCTATCCAAGATTCTCAATTACAGAAGGGCCCCCTGGAAGCTGTCAAAGAACACAGAACTTCCAATCTTGAAGGAAGCTCCGTAGTTCTCTGAACTCAGTTACCCCTTACACATTAGCATTGGTGATAGTGGGCCACCTCTCATCTAGAGAAAAAATACTTCCAagaagtcctgctgctgctaagtcacttcagttgtgtccgactctgtgcgaccccatagacggcagcccaccaggctcccccgtccctgggattctccaggcaagaacactggagtgggttgccatttcctcctccaatgcgtgaaagtgaagtcgctcagtagtgtccaactcttagtgaccccatggactgcagcctaccaggctgctccatccatgggattttccaggtaagagtgctggagtcgggtgccattgccttctccgaagtccTACTGAATTCAAATGGCATGACAACAACTGAAAGGCGAAGAAACTAGCTTGCAC encodes:
- the NUPL2 gene encoding nucleoporin-like protein 2 produces the protein MTICQFFLQGRCRFGDRCWNEHPGPRGAGGGRQQQPSGSNRRGWNTTNQRYSSVIQPSSFSKPTPWGGSRDQEKPSFATFDSGESASKNRGFGLSQNPFASPGSDDQKDDKKLLEGIVKDMEVWESSGQWMFSSYSPVKKKPNISGFTDISPEELRLEYHNFLTSNNLQSYLNSVQQLINQWRNRVNELKSLNTSTVIALLSDLQDGVNQATPSFGFGNRQTVTFGSPGFPVNNSSSNSAQNFSFKPSPGFATAPSGSPPVFGNTPAFGAVPASSSAIAAATPTFGLRKPEITSAASFSFKTPAASGFGSSGFSGFSPSMAASPVGSPVAPAFGSGSSVAGFGSPGSQPHTAFSKSSSDTFGNSSIPTSLSFSLGSTSTDNALFTPKDQLTAEELEQFQSKKFALGKIPLKPPPVEFLNI